The following proteins are co-located in the Bacillus pumilus genome:
- a CDS encoding BglG family transcription antiterminator encodes MMMTADTRTYQLIQRLFETKGFVKLEELTASFRLSDRSIRNLIKEANELLKEAGAIIKTIRGRGYTLLTSDQDAFLLWLHQQKLPARSLVPVMPEERVRFMMRKLLLQSNYLKIDQLAEELFISRMTVSSDLKKGRELLTRYGMTLVSKPGFGLKVEGDELQKRTCYADLLLEEEPALSNITEREQLHFPDISLETIRSIVLTNLYQESLLIKDIALKNLVIHLAIAIQQTRKEQRISASTERTQRSPVFTKIAEKITQQVSDTFHVTLSEDETDYLVMHLLANQTWKEADQHQTTEEVRQAVTVFLQYIERTSGHRFADDDILRQDLMLHMKPLLNRIQYGVSLQNPLLHEIKASYPYPFDLAVSGLNALQLVRTPNEDEAAYVALHIAASFERSQLGTSQKKKAIIVCGSGLGTARLLEIKLKAAFQHELEIVELYSYQDYAFSTSLPCDVIITTVPLASKGKPMIQVNAFFEHHDVQRVSEVIHLLNGHGSPSKELMGFFQERLTLLDAHLSSKDEVLDTLCSRLEAYQLVSPSFRSSVLEREQMSSTYLGKGIAMPHPLITNEGISCVAIARLKQPINWQGDQVSLIFLLAIHKDDAACMNQFFEQAVDLLDSPDRIHSLKKAKTFDELMHALFQ; translated from the coding sequence ATGATGATGACGGCAGATACTCGAACCTATCAGCTCATTCAGCGGCTATTTGAAACGAAAGGGTTCGTGAAGCTGGAGGAGCTAACTGCCTCTTTTCGCTTATCTGACCGCTCCATCCGCAATTTAATTAAAGAAGCAAATGAGCTATTAAAGGAAGCCGGGGCCATCATTAAGACCATCCGCGGGAGAGGATACACTCTCTTAACGAGTGACCAAGACGCTTTCCTGCTTTGGCTTCATCAACAGAAGCTTCCTGCCCGCTCTCTCGTACCCGTCATGCCAGAAGAGCGTGTACGATTTATGATGAGAAAACTATTGCTTCAATCTAATTACTTAAAAATTGATCAATTGGCTGAAGAGCTGTTTATCAGCCGCATGACGGTCAGCAGTGATTTAAAAAAAGGACGAGAACTATTAACCCGTTATGGCATGACCCTTGTTTCAAAGCCTGGCTTTGGCTTAAAGGTTGAGGGAGACGAATTGCAAAAAAGAACGTGCTATGCAGACTTGCTGCTTGAGGAAGAGCCTGCGCTATCAAATATCACCGAGCGGGAGCAGCTTCATTTTCCTGATATTTCTCTTGAAACCATTCGGTCCATTGTGCTGACGAATCTGTATCAGGAATCATTACTCATTAAAGACATTGCCCTAAAAAATTTAGTTATTCATTTAGCCATTGCGATTCAGCAAACACGAAAAGAACAGAGAATATCCGCCAGCACCGAACGCACACAAAGGTCGCCAGTGTTCACTAAAATTGCCGAAAAAATCACTCAGCAAGTAAGCGACACTTTTCATGTTACCTTGTCAGAGGATGAAACAGATTACTTAGTGATGCATCTCTTGGCGAATCAAACGTGGAAAGAAGCTGACCAGCATCAAACGACAGAGGAAGTACGGCAGGCGGTTACGGTATTTCTCCAGTACATTGAAAGAACAAGCGGACATCGCTTTGCTGATGATGACATCCTGCGGCAAGACTTGATGCTTCATATGAAGCCATTATTAAATCGAATCCAATACGGCGTGTCCTTACAAAACCCGCTTTTGCATGAGATCAAAGCGTCTTATCCTTACCCGTTTGACTTGGCTGTCAGCGGACTGAATGCTTTACAGCTGGTGCGTACACCAAATGAAGACGAGGCCGCATATGTTGCCTTGCATATCGCTGCTTCATTTGAAAGAAGTCAGCTCGGCACCTCGCAAAAAAAGAAAGCCATTATCGTGTGCGGATCTGGACTAGGGACGGCAAGACTGCTTGAAATTAAATTGAAGGCCGCCTTTCAGCATGAACTTGAGATTGTCGAGCTCTATTCTTATCAAGATTATGCATTTAGCACCTCTTTGCCCTGTGATGTCATCATCACAACCGTCCCGCTAGCATCAAAGGGAAAACCGATGATTCAGGTCAACGCCTTTTTTGAACATCATGATGTACAGCGCGTGAGTGAGGTCATTCATTTATTAAACGGACACGGTTCACCCTCCAAAGAGCTGATGGGCTTCTTCCAAGAACGATTGACTTTATTGGATGCTCATTTATCAAGCAAAGATGAGGTATTAGACACGCTATGCAGCCGTTTAGAGGCGTATCAGCTTGTATCACCTTCTTTTCGATCCTCGGTGCTTGAGCGGGAGCAAATGTCATCTACCTATCTTGGCAAAGGGATTGCGATGCCGCACCCGCTCATCACAAATGAAGGCATCTCCTGCGTAGCCATCGCACGCCTGAAACAGCCGATTAACTGGCAGGGGGATCAAGTATCACTTATTTTCTTATTAGCCATTCATAAAGATGACGCTGCCTGCATGAACCAATTTTTTGAGCAAGCCGTCGATTTACTGGACAGTCCAGACCGCATTCACTCACTCAAGAAAGCAAAAACATTCGATGAACTGATGCATGCGCTGTTTCAATAA
- a CDS encoding ROK family protein: MRIGGIEAGGTKFVCGYGKTDGTIEHMTSFATGNPDETCQKVIDYYTEHPVDALGIGAFGPVDVKEHSPSYGTILDTPKTAWRQFPLLSTLKQALGLPMKLDTDVNCAALGEARFSTEAENPASLVYITVGTGIGGGAYIENRLIHGLLHPEMGHVTVQRHPHDTYGGCCPIHHDCLEGLASGPAIEERYHTLAQMLPEDHPAWSLHAYYLGQMAANLLLTLSPERIILGGGVMKQPAMLPLILNETEKRLHGYLQLPKPLIEIITKPSFDGLSGLMGAIALGTDALQAQGAAQ, from the coding sequence ATGAGAATTGGAGGCATTGAAGCAGGCGGTACGAAATTTGTCTGCGGCTACGGAAAAACAGACGGAACGATTGAACACATGACTTCCTTTGCAACAGGGAATCCAGATGAAACATGCCAAAAAGTGATCGATTATTATACAGAGCATCCAGTCGATGCACTTGGAATTGGGGCGTTTGGGCCGGTCGATGTGAAGGAACACAGCCCAAGCTATGGGACGATTTTAGACACACCGAAAACAGCGTGGCGCCAATTTCCATTACTCTCTACCTTAAAACAAGCGCTCGGGCTCCCTATGAAGCTTGATACTGATGTGAACTGTGCAGCGCTCGGGGAAGCCCGTTTTTCGACTGAAGCAGAAAATCCTGCTTCTTTGGTTTACATCACCGTTGGAACTGGAATAGGCGGCGGTGCATATATTGAAAATCGCCTCATTCATGGATTGCTGCATCCAGAAATGGGCCATGTCACAGTCCAGCGCCATCCTCACGATACCTATGGCGGCTGCTGCCCTATTCACCATGATTGTTTAGAGGGACTGGCATCTGGACCCGCCATAGAAGAACGCTATCATACATTGGCACAAATGCTGCCAGAAGATCATCCTGCCTGGTCACTTCATGCCTACTACCTCGGGCAAATGGCCGCCAATTTATTACTCACTCTTTCACCAGAGCGTATCATTCTTGGCGGAGGTGTGATGAAACAGCCAGCTATGCTGCCGCTCATTCTTAATGAAACAGAGAAGCGGCTTCATGGGTATTTGCAACTGCCAAAGCCTTTAATTGAAATTATCACAAAGCCATCCTTTGACGGATTATCTGGTTTAATGGGCGCAATCGCTCTTGGTACTGATGCCTTACAGGCACAAGGAGCGGCGCAATGA
- the mngB gene encoding mannosylglycerate hydrolase — protein MTVNVHVIPHTHWDREWYFTTSRSRIYLMKSVMDILDTLETDERFHYFMLDAQASLLDDYLKWRPEDENRIKKLVTAKRLIIGPWYTQTDQLVISGESIVRNLQYGIERCQQFGHVMKVGYVPDSFGQSAQMPQIYQGFGIVDTAFWRGVSDHMTNHTEFNWRGADGSEVFAVNLPFGYYYGGNIPEKDEELQAFLSEKIGALQAKATTKNVYFPNGFDQAPIRKNLPDLLEKANLDEHHYQISSLEDYIAAVKKERTSFDTLQGELIHAKHMRIHKSIFSTRADLKILNNQIENYLVNVMEPILTISYSLGHDYPHDTVRDIWYLMFENAAHDSIGGCNSDTTNQDVFFRYKQAKEIAENLVDLHMRLIAIRLQTEQEITFTLFNTLPSKRSEVIEVETFITERPFTLKDANGRTLHYTVKSKSDVTDYVLAQQISLNPSKEVYMPKQVWKAVLLIEAIDLPSVGYTQVSMVFDESSESVWEQTEGRVIENTYYRIAANDNGSLEITDKQTGRTFSEQMIFEDNGDDGDSYNYSPPREDLYVSSKDISSAGITVSKSGLQEELTIQLHLTVPYDLKERSEQKVTTSLPITAKVALNKDEAVIRFHVDVDNHALDHRLRVLFDTAIASKVSLSDQQFGTIERPTELTQELEWWSNEHWEEKPITIEPMQSFVALRDEAYGVTLLTDCVREYQITGEDYTTIAYTLFRCFGKMGKENLLYRPGRASGEKIVETPDAQLQGALSFSFGMHYSQEAVSEGHLALLAKRYTTPVQCYGRADFLNGRLIFSFRDEEEDLQSTYSLLDIETDGAVLSALKKEEHGTGIVIRLFNPYLTRQTAASINSSSLQHGETANLGETPEGHILKAQHGSLQIEPLTPCQVQTYIVKKK, from the coding sequence ATGACTGTCAATGTACATGTGATTCCACATACACACTGGGACCGGGAATGGTATTTCACCACCTCCCGCTCCCGTATCTACTTAATGAAAAGCGTAATGGACATTTTAGACACCCTTGAAACAGATGAAAGGTTCCATTACTTCATGCTCGATGCCCAGGCATCCTTATTGGACGATTACCTCAAATGGCGTCCAGAGGATGAAAATCGAATCAAAAAGCTCGTCACGGCTAAACGCCTCATCATCGGCCCATGGTATACACAAACCGATCAGCTCGTCATTTCAGGTGAATCGATTGTACGTAACCTGCAATATGGAATTGAGCGCTGTCAGCAGTTTGGCCATGTCATGAAAGTCGGTTATGTCCCTGACTCCTTCGGTCAATCCGCACAAATGCCTCAAATTTATCAAGGCTTTGGCATTGTAGATACAGCATTTTGGCGTGGCGTTTCTGACCATATGACGAATCATACAGAATTCAATTGGCGAGGCGCTGATGGCAGTGAAGTCTTTGCAGTGAACCTGCCATTTGGCTACTACTACGGTGGAAATATTCCTGAGAAGGATGAGGAATTACAAGCTTTTCTGTCTGAAAAAATCGGTGCGCTGCAAGCAAAGGCGACCACAAAGAATGTCTATTTTCCAAATGGCTTTGACCAGGCACCTATCCGCAAAAACCTGCCTGACTTATTAGAAAAAGCCAATCTTGACGAGCATCACTATCAAATCAGCAGTCTAGAAGATTACATTGCAGCGGTGAAAAAAGAGCGGACGTCTTTTGACACATTACAAGGAGAGCTCATTCATGCGAAGCATATGCGGATTCATAAATCTATTTTTTCAACAAGAGCAGATTTAAAAATCTTAAACAATCAAATTGAAAACTATCTCGTTAATGTGATGGAACCCATCTTAACGATCAGCTATTCACTCGGGCACGATTATCCGCATGACACCGTTCGTGATATTTGGTACCTCATGTTTGAGAATGCAGCGCACGACAGCATTGGCGGCTGTAATAGTGACACGACGAATCAAGACGTCTTCTTCCGCTACAAGCAGGCAAAAGAAATCGCCGAGAACCTTGTCGATTTACACATGCGTCTCATCGCCATTCGACTGCAAACAGAGCAAGAAATCACGTTCACTTTATTTAATACATTGCCTTCAAAGCGTTCTGAAGTCATTGAAGTCGAAACCTTTATCACGGAACGTCCTTTTACGCTAAAAGACGCAAACGGAAGAACTCTTCACTACACGGTGAAAAGCAAAAGCGATGTCACTGATTATGTCTTGGCACAGCAAATTTCTCTTAATCCAAGCAAAGAGGTGTACATGCCAAAACAAGTATGGAAAGCCGTTCTGCTCATTGAAGCAATCGATTTACCATCAGTTGGTTATACACAAGTCAGCATGGTCTTCGATGAATCAAGCGAATCCGTATGGGAACAAACAGAGGGCCGTGTCATTGAAAATACGTATTACCGCATTGCGGCAAATGACAATGGGTCACTCGAGATCACTGATAAACAAACAGGACGAACATTCTCTGAGCAAATGATCTTTGAAGACAATGGAGACGATGGGGATTCCTACAACTATTCACCACCGCGTGAGGATCTTTATGTATCGTCTAAAGATATCTCATCAGCAGGCATCACAGTGTCTAAAAGCGGGTTACAGGAGGAGCTTACCATCCAGCTTCATCTCACTGTCCCGTATGACTTAAAGGAACGATCGGAGCAAAAGGTCACGACTTCCCTCCCAATCACAGCGAAGGTGGCGTTAAATAAAGATGAGGCTGTCATCCGTTTTCATGTGGATGTCGACAACCATGCGTTAGACCATCGTCTGCGTGTACTCTTTGATACAGCCATTGCATCAAAAGTATCACTGAGCGATCAGCAGTTTGGCACAATCGAACGTCCAACAGAGCTGACGCAAGAGCTTGAATGGTGGAGCAATGAGCATTGGGAAGAAAAGCCGATCACCATTGAACCGATGCAATCATTTGTTGCACTTCGTGATGAAGCCTACGGCGTCACTCTTTTGACCGACTGTGTGAGAGAATACCAAATCACAGGCGAAGACTACACAACGATTGCTTACACCCTCTTCCGATGTTTCGGAAAGATGGGGAAAGAAAATCTTCTTTACCGTCCTGGCCGGGCATCTGGGGAAAAAATCGTTGAGACACCTGACGCTCAGCTTCAAGGCGCGCTATCGTTCTCATTTGGCATGCACTATAGCCAAGAAGCAGTAAGCGAAGGACACTTAGCGCTGCTTGCCAAGCGGTATACCACCCCAGTTCAATGCTACGGGCGGGCAGACTTTTTAAACGGTCGTTTAATTTTTTCTTTCCGAGATGAAGAAGAAGACTTACAATCTACTTATAGCCTGCTTGACATTGAAACAGACGGAGCCGTTCTAAGCGCCTTGAAAAAGGAAGAGCATGGAACAGGCATTGTCATCCGTCTCTTCAATCCATATTTAACGCGTCAAACAGCCGCTTCAATCAATAGTTCATCTCTACAACACGGAGAAACAGCGAATTTAGGCGAAACACCTGAAGGACATATACTCAAAGCACAACATGGATCATTACAGATTGAACCGCTCACACCTTGTCAGGTACAAACCTACATTGTAAAGAAAAAATGA